The sequence GGAATTGCCCGCTATCTTTTTCGCTGGCGGCGCAGGACTGTTGATCGGGCGGGCACTGCTGTTTCCGGGGCGATGGGGGCGGGGAACCGCTCTGCAAATTTATGGTGCCCAGGCGGCTCAGTTGGTCTATGGCATCGTGCCCCTATTGGTGATCGCCGGGGTGATTGAGGGCTTTTTTTCCCCCAGCGAAGCCATCCCCGCCGGGTTAAAGTATTTGGTGGGTTTAGCCCTATTGAGCAACTTAGTTTGGTATGGTTTGTGGGAACCTGCCGCCGGTCATTCCCCGTCATCTGAGTCTGGGCAACTGCCCCGGCAATCAGTACAATGAGAGCAAATTTAATGCAAGGAGTAGGGATGAACAGTTTGATTCGGGGTGGTTTGATCGTCAGTCTGTTGTGCGGTGCTGGCATTGGTTTCACCCCCACCCTCGCCCCAGCCATTGCCCAGGGAATTCCGGCGAAGGACATTGCTGAACAATTGAAACAGGTGCCGGTTTTCACCCTCATTGACAGCACTGGTAAACAAAGTTTAACCATCACCATCAAAGACGGCGGCAAGGATAAGGAAATTAGTTTTTTCTTCTTTAGCCCCCAGGATGCCCAAACCGCTCTCCAACGGGTACAAGCCCAAAATCCTGCCATTGCCAAGGGTGCCCAAATTCGTGCCATTGGTCTGGATAAAGCCTACGAATTAGCCAAATCTGTCCAACAAAGCAAAGACCAGAAGTTTGATGTCAGTTTTCAGCCGGAGGGGGCGCAGGTGGATGCGGCTTTGAAAATTCTCCAGGCTAATGGTCAAAAAACTGATAAATTTCCTGGCATTCCCCTGTTTTTCATCACCGGGGGTCCCCAACAAGCCCAACTGACCGTGCAGGTGAGCGACCCGAAAGGGGGCAAAAGCGAGGAAATGGCACCCATGTTTTTCAGCCGTCAAGATGCGGATGCCTTCCTGGCAGAAGTGAAAAAACAGGACCCGAAAATTGGGGAATCAGCCAAAATCCAAGTCAGTAGCCTCGACCGGTTGGTGGCGATCATGGAACAAAAAAATGACCCCCAACTGCGGCAGTTGTACTTCGTTCCCTCCAGTTCCGCCCTGCGGTTTATCCAACAACAACAGGGGAATACGGGCAACCGCCCCCAAACCCAACCGGCTCCTCGTCCCCAAGCCAGTCCTGCCCCCCAACCGCAAACCTCCCCAGCACCCCGTCCCCAAGCCTCCCCTGCCCCCAAACCCCAGTAATGACC comes from Synechococcus sp. C9 and encodes:
- a CDS encoding Tic22 family protein encodes the protein MNSLIRGGLIVSLLCGAGIGFTPTLAPAIAQGIPAKDIAEQLKQVPVFTLIDSTGKQSLTITIKDGGKDKEISFFFFSPQDAQTALQRVQAQNPAIAKGAQIRAIGLDKAYELAKSVQQSKDQKFDVSFQPEGAQVDAALKILQANGQKTDKFPGIPLFFITGGPQQAQLTVQVSDPKGGKSEEMAPMFFSRQDADAFLAEVKKQDPKIGESAKIQVSSLDRLVAIMEQKNDPQLRQLYFVPSSSALRFIQQQQGNTGNRPQTQPAPRPQASPAPQPQTSPAPRPQASPAPKPQ